The Vicia villosa cultivar HV-30 ecotype Madison, WI linkage group LG1, Vvil1.0, whole genome shotgun sequence genome includes a region encoding these proteins:
- the LOC131626093 gene encoding NADH dehydrogenase [ubiquinone] 1 beta subcomplex subunit 3-B-like: MGAGKNTAEFFRRRDEWRKHPMLGNQFRHATPGLGIALVAFGVYLVAEQVYNKTNASSSSHHVKAGEH, encoded by the exons ATGGGTGCAGGAAAGAATACGGCAGAGTTCTTCAGGAGGAGAGATGAATGGAGGAAGCATCCGATGCTTGGGAATCAATTCCGTCACGCTACTCCTGGCCTCGGCATCGCTCTCGTCGCTTTTGGTGTTTATCTCGTCGCTGAGCAAGTCTACAACAAGACTAATGCTTCTTCCTCTTCTCACCAT GTGAAGGCTGGGGAGCATTGA
- the LOC131626084 gene encoding 2-C-methyl-D-erythritol 4-phosphate cytidylyltransferase, chloroplastic: MELIKFERCSSLSRLAFPTIINKPFTATIATATGPKFCLNKNRLSVAKSNSRLILCSALPVQEKEKDAESDVVVKDRSVSVVLLAGGKGKRMGATMPKQYLPLLGQPIALYSFLTFSRMPEVKEIVVVCDPSYRDIFEDVKGNSQAELKFALPGKERQDSVYNGFQVIDSNSELVCVHDSARPLVLQGDVKKVLKDGLLNGAAVLGVPSKATIKEANADSFVVRTLDRKTLWEMQTPQVIKPELLRKGFELVNREGLEVTDDVSIVEHLKQPVYITEGSYTNIKVTTPDDLLLAERILNINSGESS; encoded by the exons atggAGTTGATTAAGTTTGAACGTTGTTCTTCTCTTTCGAGATTGGCGTTTCCAACAATAATCAATAAACCATTTACTGCAACTATAGCTACTGCTACAG GTCCTAAATTCTGCTTAAACAAAAATCGATTATCTGTTGCAAAATCAAACTCGAGGCTAATTCTCTGCTCTGCACTTCCCGTCCAA GAGAAGGAGAAAGATGCTGAGTCTGATGTTGTTGTCAAAGACAGAAGCGTTTCAGTTGTCTTGCTTGCAGGAGGGAAGGGCAAGAGGATGGGA GCTACTATGCCAAAGCAGTATCTTCCTCTTCTGGGTCAACCCATTGCACTCTATAG TTTCTTGACTTTTTCTCGCATGCCTGAAGTCAAagaaattgttgttgtttgtgaTCCTTCCTACAGGGACATTTTCGAAG ATGTGAAAGGAAATTCCCAAGCAGAACTCAAATTCGCACTGCCAGGAAAAGAAAGACAGGATTCTGTTTACAATGGCTTTCAG GTTATTGATTCTAACTCTGAGCTTGTTTGCGTCCATGATTCTGCAAGACCTTTGGTGCTACAAGGAGATGTGAAAAAG GTCCTTAAAGATGGATTGTTGAATGGAGCTGCTGTTCTCGGTGTTCCTTCGAAGGCCACAATCAAAGAG GCAAATGCTGATTCATTTGTGGTCAGAACACTGGACAGAAAAACTCTATGGGAGATGCAGACCCCACAG GTTATCAAACCCGAGTTGCTGAGGAAAGGCTTTGAGCTTGTAAATAG AGAAGGTCTTGAAGTTACTGATGATGTGTCCATTGTTGAGCACCTTAAACAGCCTGTTTATATCACTGAAGGATCTTATACCAACATCAAG GTGACTACGCCTGATGATTTATTACTGGCAGAGAGAATATTGAATATAAATTCTGGGGAAAGTTCTTAA
- the LOC131626102 gene encoding protein STICHEL-like, giving the protein MNDPSNLHLKKELTQIRKAARVLRDPGTTSSWKSTSRSVPVAAVSATTPLRKNLNSSHASGNGNKSVFLYNWNNSKSVKDEEQEQQRIEEDEDEEDEDGDGSSSLLGSLSDARNGCDDSKSDGGTRSSFLRNPNARRAVPLHVNKKKKSKKNRYALSPLVNNDDSDDYCNSFSGASSLLLKLKSKNKFVRRTSLKEDDSYSYSTPALSTSSFNRYLRRYPSTVGSYTTSMNDGDDEIDEGLDLPGSRGCGIPCYWSKRTPKHRGGCGSCCSPSFSDTLRRKGSSMLCGSQSMYSRHRRSSSSTSLTQKRRMYLKNGRGGGGGGGGVIPLLNSTSSGDVRQCSSSIGIGRSRTDDELSSNFGELDLEGLSRLDGRRWSSSCRSQEGLEIVPLNGGDEEGSSESGRSFSHKYKPLFFGELIGQNIVVHSLINAVSRGRIAPVYLFQGPRGTGKTSTARIFATALNCAASDEGKPCGYCRECADFISGKSSDLVEVDASNKKGIDRARYLLKRLSVGSSSAASSRYTVFVIDECHLLTSKTWLGFLKFLEEPPQHVVFILITSDIDNVPRTIQSRCQKYLFNKIKDGDIVTRLRKISTQENLEVDTDALDLIAMNADGSLRDAETMLEQLSLLGKRITTSLVNELVGVVSDEKLLELLELAMSADTAETVKRSRELMDSGVDPMVLMSQLAGLIMDIIAGSYAVVDTKPDGSFFGGRSLNEVELERLKNALKLLSEAEKQLRTSSERSTWFTATLLQLGSVPSSDVTQSSSSRRQSYKTTEDEPSSASRDVTSFKHKSGLQYMSQKSTPTASHQKAVNGSSGLQNGLKSKPSNSPVINDGSTVVSSDDLIVGNTMFRCIDSEKLCDIWACCIERCHSKTLRQLLQDYGKLVSISEVQGVLVAYVAFGDEDIKLRVERFLSSITNSLEIVLRRIVEVRIILLPDGEGENQVNLPPGLKQAASLLASEDEQRRGHMNGTVSYSSLHQSALGSSDILTEGNGVKERRRDNPVQRIESIIREQRLETAWLQAVEKGSPGSLSRLRPEKNQVLPQDGAYCVSSMESMDSLRFSSQQHREDGTNSDLKILGLKNGRVLPKDQIGKRSDSHPMSPSILHNSSLATMSVKDNPGYESGSGGRGCGFLCWNRKSNNKRTGKIKGTPVGGSRKVGRSSVLGDYGKRKKNERKR; this is encoded by the exons atgaatgatcCAAGTAATCTTCATTTGAAGAAGGAGCTTACTCAAATTCGAAAAGCTGCTCGTGTTTTGAGGGATCCAGGTACCACTTCTTCATGGAAATCTACTTCGAGatctgttcctgttgctgctgttTCTGCTACGACTCCATTGAGGAAGAATCTCAATTCATCTCATGCTTCTGGTAATGGTAACAAGAGTGTTTTCTTGTATAACTGGAATAACTCTAAATCTGTCAAAGAcgaagaacaagaacaacaacgcattgaagaagatgaagatgaagaagatgaagatggagatgGTTCTTCCTCTTTACTTGGAAGTTTGAGCGATGCACGCAACGGTTGTGATGATTCAAAGAGTGACGGTGGGACCCGCAGTTCGTTTCTCCGAAATCCGAATGCTAGAAGAGCGGTTCCTCTTCATGTTAATAAGAAGAAAAAGAGTAAGAAAAATCGTTATGCTTTGTCGCCGTTGGTTAATAATGATGATTCTGATGATTATTGTAACTCCTTTTCTGGTGCTTCTTCGCTTCTTCTTAAGCTTAAGAGTAAGAATAAGTTTGTTAGAAGGACTAGTTTGAAAGAGGATGATTCTTATTCCTATAGTACCCCTGCATTGTCGACTAGCTCTTTTAATAGGTATCTTCGTCGTTATCCTAGTACTGTTGGATCGTATACGACTTCTATGAATGATGGggatgatgaaattgatgagggTTTGGATCTGCCGGGGAGTCGGGGGTGTGGGATTCCTTGTTATTGGTCGAAGAGGACGCCGAAGCATAGAGGGGGATGTGGGAGTTGTTGTTCTCCTTCGTTTTCGGATACTTTGAGGAGGAAGGGTAGTAGTATGTTGTGTGGAAGTCAGTCTATGTATTCGAGACACCGAAGATCGTCTTCTTCAACTTCGCTGACGCAGAAGAGGAGAATGTATTTGAAGAATGGTcgtggaggaggaggaggaggaggaggtgttATTCCTTTGCTTAATAGTACTAGCAGTGGTGATGTGAGACAATGTTCGTCGTCAATTGGTATTGGTAGGAGTAGGACAGATGATGAACTTTCTAGTAACTTTGGGGAGCTTGATCTTGAGGGATTGAGTAGACTTGATGGAAGAAGGTGGTCATCAAGTTGTAGGAGTCAAGAGGGTCTGGAGATTGTTCCTCTCAATGGAGGTGATGAAGAAGGCTCCTCGGAAAGTGGTAGAAGTTTCAGCCATAAGTATAAACCTTTGTTCTTTGGTGAACTCATTGGGCAGAATATTGTGGTTCACTCACTCATCAATGCTGTTTCAAGAGGCAGAATTGCTCCTGTCTATCTTTTTCAGGGTCCGCGTGGGACTGGCAAAACATCTACTGCTAGGATTTTTGCCACTGCCTTGAATTGTGCGGCTTCTGATGAAGGTAAGCCTTGTGGTTACTGCAGGGAATGTGCTGATTTTATTTCTGGTAAGAGCAGTGATCTGGTGGAGGTCGATGCGTCTAATAAGAAAGGAATTGATAGAGCTAGGTATCTGCTGAAAAGATTGTCGGTTGGGTCTTCTTCGGCGGCCTCCTCACGATATACGGTTTTTGTTATTGATGAATGTCACTTGTTAACCTCCAAGACATGGCTTGGATTTCTCAAGTTTCTCGAAGAACCGCCTCAGCATGTTGTGTTCATACTTATAACATCAGATATTGACAATGTGCCAAGAACAATACAGTCTCGATGTCAGAAGTATCttttcaataaaattaaagaTGGGGATATTGTGACAAGGTTAAGGAAAATATCTACTCAGGAGAACCTAGAAGTCGACACAGATGCCTTGGATCTTATTGCCATGAATGCAGACGGTTCACTTCGTGATGCAGAGACAATGTTAGAACAGCTTAGTTTGCTGGGAAAAAGAATCACTACTTCTCTTGTCAACGAACTT GTGGGAGTTGTTTCAGATGAAAAATTATTGGAACTTTTGGAATTAGCAATGTCAGCAGACACTGCAGAGACGGTGAAAAGATCCAGAGAATTGATGGACTCCGGAGTTGATCCAATGGTTTTGATGTCTCAACTAGCTGGCCTTATTATGGACATCATTGCTGGATCATACGCGGTCGTTGACACCAAACCCGACGGTTCATTCTTCGGTGGTCGGAGTT TGAATGAAGTGGAGTTGGAGAGACTAAAAAATGCTTTGAAGCTTCTCTCAGAGGCTGAGAAACAGTTGAGGACTTCTAGTGAACGCTCAACTTGGTTTACAGCAACTCTTTTACAACTTGGTTCCGTACCTTCTTCGGATGTTACTCAGTCTAGCAGCAGCAGGAGGCAGAGCTACAAGACAACGGAAGATGAACCGTCAAGTGCTTCAAGGGACGTTACTTCTTTCAAGCACAAGTCAGGCCTCCAATATATGTCTCAAAAATCAACTCCCACTGCTTCCCACCAAAAAGCAGTAAATGGCAGTTCCGGCCTTCAAAATGGCTTGAAATCAAAGCCATCAAATAGCCCGGTTATAAATGATGGCTCCACAGTGGTCTCGTCAGACGATCTTATAGTTGGGAATACAATGTTTAGATGCATAGATTCAGAAAAGTTATGTGACATATGGGCATGTTGTATTGAGAGGTGCCACTCTAAGACATTAAGACAGCTGCTACAAGATTATGGAAAGCTTGTGTCCATATCTGAAGTTCAAG GTGTTCTTGTAGCATATGTTGCATTTGGGGATGAAGATATTAAACTCAGGGTTGAAAGGTTTTTAAGCAGCATTACAAACTCCCTGGAGATTGTTCTTAGACGCATTGTGGAGGTCAGAATTATCCTCTTGCCAGATGGTGAAGGTGAAAATCAGGTTAATTTGCCGCCAGGTCTAAAGCAAGCTGCGTCATTACTGGCAAGTGAGGACGAACAAAGGCGAGGCCATATGAATGGAACCGTGTCATATTCAAGTTTGCATCAATCTGCCCTAGGTTCATCAGATATTTTGACCGAAGGAAATGGCGTGAAGGAAAGAAGACGGGATAATCCAGTGCAGAGAATTGAATCCATCATCCGTGAGCAGAGGTTGGAAACTGCCTGGTTGCAGGCTGTAGAAAAAGGTTCCCCTGGATCATTGAGTCGCTTGAGACCTGAGAAGAATCAAGTCCTGCCTCAGGATGGTGCTTATTGTGTAAGCTCAATGGAGTCCATGGATTCATTAAGATTTTCCTCTCAACAGCATAGAGAAGATGGCACAAATAGTGATCTTAAAATTTTGGGCCTTAAAAATGGAAGGGTCCTACCGAAGGATCAGATAGGTAAAAGGTCCGACAGTCATCCGATGTCCCCAAGTATATTGCATAACAGCAGTTTAGCAACAATGTCTGTAAAAGATAACCC GGGTTATGAATCGGGTTCAGGAGGTAGAGGTTGTGGATTTTTATGTTGGAATAGAAAGTCCAACAATAAAAGGACAGGGAAG ATAAAGGGCACCCCAGTTGGAGGATCGCGTAAAGTCGGGCGTTCTTCAGTGTTAGGTGACTATGGTAAGCGGAAGAAAAACGAGCGGAAAAGATAA